One segment of Streptomyces sp. NBC_00576 DNA contains the following:
- a CDS encoding RidA family protein yields the protein MSDVRRVTTGAPWEDTFGYSRAVELPNGLVLVSGCTSIVDGQIAGGGPYEQTVNAFNVAFAALEQLGLGRGDVVRTRMYITHARDVDDVGRAHKELFDAVRPAASMIIVAGLVDPSLVVEVEVEAFRGVSTA from the coding sequence GTGAGCGACGTACGGCGTGTCACGACCGGTGCGCCCTGGGAGGACACCTTCGGGTACTCCCGCGCGGTGGAACTGCCGAACGGCTTGGTGCTGGTCTCCGGCTGCACGTCGATAGTGGACGGCCAGATCGCCGGCGGCGGCCCGTACGAGCAGACGGTCAACGCCTTCAACGTCGCGTTCGCGGCGCTGGAGCAACTGGGTCTCGGGCGCGGCGATGTCGTGCGCACGCGCATGTACATCACCCACGCGCGGGACGTGGACGACGTCGGGCGCGCTCACAAGGAGCTGTTCGACGCCGTCCGGCCCGCCGCATCCATGATCATCGTCGCCGGCCTCGTGGACCCCAGTCTGGTCGTCGAGGTCGAGGTGGAAGCGTTCCGAGGGGTGTCCACAGCATGA
- the priA gene encoding bifunctional 1-(5-phosphoribosyl)-5-((5-phosphoribosylamino)methylideneamino)imidazole-4-carboxamide isomerase/phosphoribosylanthranilate isomerase PriA yields the protein MPSVKLELLPAVDVRDGQAVRLVHGESGTETSYGSPLEAALAWQRSGAEWLHLVDLDAAFGTGDNRKLIAEVAGAMDIKVELSGGIRDDDTLAAALATGCTRVNLGTAALETPEWVAKVIAEHGDKIAVGLDVRGTTLRGRGWTRDGGDLYETLERLNSEGCARYVVTDIAKDGTLQGPNLELLRNVCAATDRPVVASGGVSSLDDLRAIAELVPLGVEGSIVGKALYAKAFTLEEALEAVAK from the coding sequence ATGCCTTCCGTGAAGCTCGAACTCCTCCCCGCCGTCGACGTCCGAGACGGCCAGGCAGTCCGCCTCGTGCACGGCGAGTCCGGTACGGAGACCTCGTACGGCTCCCCCCTGGAGGCCGCCCTCGCCTGGCAGCGCTCCGGTGCCGAATGGCTGCACCTGGTCGACCTGGACGCGGCGTTCGGCACCGGCGACAACCGCAAGCTGATCGCCGAGGTCGCCGGGGCGATGGACATCAAGGTGGAGCTGTCCGGCGGCATCCGCGACGACGACACGCTGGCCGCGGCCCTCGCCACCGGCTGCACCCGGGTGAATCTCGGCACGGCCGCCCTGGAGACCCCGGAGTGGGTCGCCAAGGTCATCGCCGAGCACGGCGACAAGATCGCGGTCGGCCTGGACGTACGAGGAACCACACTCCGCGGACGCGGCTGGACCCGGGACGGCGGCGACCTCTACGAGACGCTGGAGCGCCTCAACTCCGAGGGCTGCGCACGGTATGTCGTGACCGACATCGCCAAGGACGGCACGCTCCAGGGCCCGAACCTGGAGCTGCTCAGGAACGTCTGCGCGGCGACCGACCGGCCCGTCGTCGCCTCCGGCGGCGTCTCGTCCCTGGACGACCTGCGGGCCATCGCCGAGCTGGTGCCACTCGGTGTCGAGGGCTCCATCGTCGGGAAGGCCCTGTACGCGAAGGCGTTCACCCTGGAAGAGGCCTTGGAGGCGGTGGCCAAGTGA